The Corticium candelabrum chromosome 17, ooCorCand1.1, whole genome shotgun sequence genome has a segment encoding these proteins:
- the LOC134192877 gene encoding uncharacterized protein LOC134192877: MDGRANLVKPDEDDSTDSSRKDEERVIWDNKAQYILSLIGFAVGVGNVWRFPYLCQRYGGGAFLIPYAIMLFVEGLPLFYLELSLGHRFHSGTIGTWRQIAPASIGIGIAMSIISSITNCYYIIVMAWSFFYFFNSFRDPLPWMTCDGVTGTTLVNGTVVNVSDFCNNGSTKFYWYNTAVQASSSINEPGTMVWELALCLILSWVTVFVCMVKGVKSSGKAVYVTATFPFVILITLFFRGVTLKGAGKGVAFLFSPNFSILYDPIVWLEASGQIFYSLCVGFGALITYTSYVDPNKKATPLRDSLTVSFINCGTSLFASIVVFAVLGFKADYFGVDLEDVASGPGLSFIAFSEALGHMPGGPFWSVLFFLMLIMLALDSVFGCIEVPLTDILDELGPRWQFLTKFRILLLLCVSHLVVGFVFVIQSGFYSFQLFNTFSGSLPLITIALCECLAVCWLYGAERFAHDMEAVTGAYPKKVWLYMWKYVSPLVLAVIVIGSIIKQGIDPLNYTIYQNYVESNLGEYPPWALLCAAFLILISIVPIFVVAFRYYARRWIVRKSYSVQTRGIAMEEIAGGAAPSYRSLENMSSDSEVPSDENALVEPNEDASSQTSEASDVDEERVIWDNKAQYILSLIGFAVGVGNVWRFPYLCQKYGGGAFLIPYTVMLFVEGLPIFYLELSLGHAFHSGTVHTWRQLSPASIGIGIAMGCTSVVTNSYYVIVMAWSFFYLFNSFHDPLPWMTCDGVTGTTLLNGTEVNISDICDNGRTKFYWYNSAVQASSDIEHPGKMIWELALCLILSWVTVFLCMFKGIKSSGKAVYVTAIFPYVVLVILFFRGVTLKGAGTGIAFLFTPDFSILWDPVVWLEAAAQIFFSLSVGFGALITYTSYLDPRKKATPLKDSLVVSIINCVTSLFASIVIFSVLGFKAEYNDTTLKDVASGPGLSFIAFSEALGHMPGGPFWSVLFFLMLITLALDSMFGSVEVPLTDILDELGPRFRFLTKMRVLLVLCVGEMILGLIFVIQSGYYTFQLFNTYTVSLPLLTIALFECLVVSWLYGIERFSQDLEAVTGTRLRILWRYMWKYVSPLVIAVILVGSVIKQGIDPINYNIYQNYIESDNGKYPTWALVCAALLIVISVGPIPLVAFRYYVCRWRMKNEYSPNRSGISMENVVGSSPSYRSIENIGSDSETH, translated from the exons ATGGATGGTAGAGCCAATCTGGTAAAGCCTGATGAGGACGACAGTACAGATAGCTCTCGCAAGGACGAGGAACGTGTAATATGGGACAACAAAGCTCAGTACATCTTGTCGTTGATTGGATTTGCTGTCGGCGTTGGGAACGTCTGGCGCTTTCCCTACTTGTGTCAGAGATATGGCGgag GTGCTTTTCTTATTCCTTATGCTATTATGCTTTTTGTTGAGGGACTGCCTCTATTTTACTTGGAACTTAGTCTCGGCCACAGGTTTCATAGTGGAACGATTGGCACTTGGCGTCAAATTGCTCCTGCTTCAATTGGCATTGGAATTGCAATGAGCATTATATCATCAATTACAAACTGTTACTATATTATTGTTATGGCATGGAGTTTCTTCTATTTCTTCAACTCTTTTCGTGATCCGTTGCCGTGGATGACGTGCGATGGTGTGACGGGCACGACTCTTGTTAACGGAACGGTAGTGAATGTATCAGACTTTTGCAACAATGGAAGCACAAA GTTCTACTGGTACAACACAGCAGTGCAAGCATCATCTAGCATTAATGAACCGGGAACGATGGTCTGGGAGTTAGCACTCTGTCTTATTCTTTCTTGGGTGActgtctttgtgtgtatgGTTAAGGGTGTCAAGTCTTCTGGCAAG GCTGTGTATGTGACTGCGACGTTTCCGTTTGTTATTCTTATTACCTTGTTTTTTCGTGGTGTTACTCTGAAAGGAGCGGGAAAAGGAGTCGCGTTTCTTTTCTCTCCGAAC TTTTCTATCTTATATGACCCCATTGTTTGGCTGGAAGCATCTGGCCAAATCTTCTACTCTCTATGTGTTGGATTCGGAGCACTCATCACATACACAAGTTACGTGGACCCAAACAAAAAAGCAACTCCACTGAGAGACTCACTCACCGTCTCCTTCATCAACTGTGGCACATCACTCTTTGCTTCTATTGTGGTGTTTGCCGTTCTCGGATTTAAAGCCGACTACTTCGGTGTGGACCTGGAAGAC gTAGCCAGTGGTCCGGGCTTGTCATTCATAGCGTTTTCCGAGGCTCTCGGTCACATGCCCGGTGGCCCCTTCTGGTCCgttctcttctttctgatgCTTATCATGTTGGCTCTGGATAGCGTGTTTGGATGTATTGAGGTCCCTCTCACAGACATACTCGACGAACTCGGACCGCGCTGGCAGTTTTTGACAAAGTTTCGAATTTTGTTGCTTCTATGTGTCAGCCACTTGGTGGTCGGTTTCGTATTTGTGATACAGTCCGGCTTCtactcgtttcagttgttcaaCACGTTTTCTGGTAGTTTGCCATTAATTACTATTGCACTTTGTGAgtgtcttgctgtttgttggttaTATGGTGCTGAAAG ATTTGCTCATGATATGGAAGCCGTGACCGGTGCATATCCGAAGAAGGTGTGGTTGTATATGTGGAAGTATGTGTCACCATTGGTGCTTGCAGTGATCGTGATTGGAAGTATTATCAAACAAGGAATCGACCCACTCAACTACACCATCTATCAAAAC TATGTGGAATCTAATCTCGGAGAGTACCCGCCGTGGGCCCTTCTCTGTGCCGCATTTCTCATTCTCATCAGCATTGTACCAATTTTTGTTGTGGCGTTTCGCTACTACGCACGTCGTTGGATAGTACGCAAATCGTATTCAGTGCAGACACGAGGCATTGCAATGGAAGAAATAGCAGGCGGCGCTGCCCCATCCTATCGATCACTGGAGAACATGAGTAGTGATTCTGAGGTTCCATCA GACGAAAACGCTTTGGTAGAGCCCAACGAGGATGCCAGTTCGCAGACGAGCGAGGCCTCCGATGTCGACGAGGAGCGTGTGATATGGGACAACAAAGCTCAGTACATTCTCTCTCTGATTGGCTTTGCTGTCGGCGTCGGAAATGTCTGGCGCTTTCCCTATTTGTGCCAGAAATACGGCGgag GTGCTTTTCTCATTCCTTACACGGTTATGCTCTTCGTCGAGGGTCTGCCAATATTTTACTTGGAACTTAGTCTCGGCCATGCGTTCCACAGTGGAACGGTTCACACGTGGCGGCAACTCAGTCCCGCTTCGATTGGTATCGGAATTGCTATGGGCTGCACATCTGTTGTTACGAACAGTTATTATGTTATTGTTATGGCGTGGAGTTTTTTCTATCTGTTTAACTCGTTTCACGATCCGTTGCCGTGGATGACGTGCGATGGTGTGACAGGCACGACTCTCCTCAATGGAACAGAGGTGAACATATCGGACATTTGCGACAATGGACGCACAAA GTTCTACTGGTACAACTCGGCCGTCCAGGCGTCGTCCGACATTGAACATCCGGGAAAGATGATCTGGGAGTTAGCGCTCTGTCTCATTCTCTCATGGGTGACCGTCTTTCTCTGTATGTTCAAAGGCATCAAATCTTCTGGAAAA GCCGTGTACGTGACTGCAATATTTCCGTATGTCGTTCTTGTTATTCTGTTTTTTCGCGGCGTCACACTGAAAGGAGCCGGTACAGGAATCGCCTTTCTGTTCACCCCTGAT TTTAGCATTTTGTGGGATCCTGTTGTGTGGCTTGAAGCGGCCGCTCAGATCTTCTTTTCGTTGAGTGTGGGGTTTGGGGCTCTTATTACATACACGAGCTACTTGGATCCGAGGAAAAAGGCAACTCCACTGAAGGACTCGCTCGTCGTCTCTATTATTAACTGCGTAACATCACTCTTTGCTTCTATTGTCATATTTTCTGTTCTTGGATTCAAAGCCGAGTACAATGACACGACCTTGAAAGAT GTCGCCAGTGGTCCAGGTCTCTCATTTATCGCCTTTTCCGAAGCACTCGGTCATATGCCTGGTGGTCCCTTTTGGTCGGTTCTGTTCTTTCTAATGCTCATTACATTGGCTCTGGACAGTATGTTTGGAAGCGTCGAAGTTCCTCTCACAGACATTCTCGACGAACTCGGACCACGATTTCGGTTTCTGACGAAGATGCGGGTATTGCTGGTCTTGTGTGTCGGTGAGATGATACTTGGCCTCATATTCGTAATACAGTCTGGCTACTACACATTTCAGTTGTTCAACACGTATACTGTTAGTCTGCCTTTGCTTACTATCGCACTCTTTGAATGTCTTGTCGTCAGTTGGTTATACGGCATTGAGAG GTTTTCTCAGGACTTGGAAGCGGTGACTGGTACGCGTCTGAGAATATTGTGGCGATATATGTGGAAGTACGTCTCTCCGTTGGTGATTGCAGTAATATTGGTGGGAAGCGTCATTAAGCAAGGAATCGATCCAATCAATTACAATATCTATCAAAAT TATATTGAATCGGATAACGGGAAGTATCCTACTTGGGCTTTAGTCTGTGCTGCTCTTCTTATTGTCATTAGCGTCGGACCAATTCCTCTTGTAGCGTTTCGCTACTATGTATGTCGTTGGAGGATGAAAAACGAGTATTCGCCAAACAGGTCTGGCATTTCGATGGAGAACGTGGTGGGCAGCAGTCCATCGTATCGATCAATTGAGAACATTGGTAGTGATTCAGAGACACATTGA
- the LOC134193180 gene encoding uncharacterized protein LOC134193180 isoform X2, with the protein MSLGELIDKLITLVVIIIAMAFIMAFTSESAIDDGNTRSALKIPKNDDKHFLHLAIFGGSFQEDVGSQPTLRLELHMLESNDTLKELIDIYEKSDPPLKLIAGPSNAIGINRSGNMKLKVVNNDIWTVKNTPEELQTPLNNIWAAKHFKFPNSMFLEYAGTAPYRPEIVIAVNYSGNTETLTGHPSMQPQVQQTSSPAIGTTASGLNSDIIGANYVFAGQNDVNIHNHFWQENKCNTV; encoded by the exons ATGTCGTTAGGCGAACTGATCGACAAGCTCATTACTTTGGTTGTCATCATTATTGCAATGGCTTTTATCATGGCCTTCACATCTGAAAGTGCGATCGACGATGGCAACACTCGATCTGCATTGAAAATTCCTA AAAATGATGATAAACACTTTCTTCACTTGGCAATCTTTGGCGGATCGTTTCAAGAAGACGTCGGAAGCCAACCAACACTAAGACTTGAGTTGCATATGCTGGAGTCAAACGACACCCTCAAA GAGCTCATAGATATCTACGAAAAATCAGACCCTCCATTAAAACTTATTGCTGGACCTTCAAATGCCATTGGTATCAATCGTTCTGGCAACATGAAACTTAAAGTTGTAAACAATGATATTTGGACTGTAAAGAATACACCTGAAGAACTG CAAACACCACTCAACAACATCTGGGCTGCAAAACATTTCAAGTTTCCTAATTCAATGTTTCTGGAATATGCTGGCACAGCTCCATATCGCCCCGAGATTGTCATCGCTGTTAACTACTCTGGTAACACAGAAACGCTAACTGGCCATCCATCTATGCAGCCACAG GTGCAGCAAACATCAAGTCCTGCCATCGGTACTACTGCCAGTGGACTAAACTCTGATATCATTGGAGCAAACTATGTGTTTGCTGGACAGAATGATGTGAATATCCAC AATCACTTTTGGCAAGAAAACAAGTGTAACACTGTCTAA
- the LOC134193180 gene encoding uncharacterized protein LOC134193180 isoform X1, which translates to MSLGELIDKLITLVVIIIAMAFIMAFTSESAIDDGNTRSALKIPIENDDKHFLHLAIFGGSFQEDVGSQPTLRLELHMLESNDTLKELIDIYEKSDPPLKLIAGPSNAIGINRSGNMKLKVVNNDIWTVKNTPEELQTPLNNIWAAKHFKFPNSMFLEYAGTAPYRPEIVIAVNYSGNTETLTGHPSMQPQVQQTSSPAIGTTASGLNSDIIGANYVFAGQNDVNIHNHFWQENKCNTV; encoded by the exons ATGTCGTTAGGCGAACTGATCGACAAGCTCATTACTTTGGTTGTCATCATTATTGCAATGGCTTTTATCATGGCCTTCACATCTGAAAGTGCGATCGACGATGGCAACACTCGATCTGCATTGAAAATTCCTA TAGAAAATGATGATAAACACTTTCTTCACTTGGCAATCTTTGGCGGATCGTTTCAAGAAGACGTCGGAAGCCAACCAACACTAAGACTTGAGTTGCATATGCTGGAGTCAAACGACACCCTCAAA GAGCTCATAGATATCTACGAAAAATCAGACCCTCCATTAAAACTTATTGCTGGACCTTCAAATGCCATTGGTATCAATCGTTCTGGCAACATGAAACTTAAAGTTGTAAACAATGATATTTGGACTGTAAAGAATACACCTGAAGAACTG CAAACACCACTCAACAACATCTGGGCTGCAAAACATTTCAAGTTTCCTAATTCAATGTTTCTGGAATATGCTGGCACAGCTCCATATCGCCCCGAGATTGTCATCGCTGTTAACTACTCTGGTAACACAGAAACGCTAACTGGCCATCCATCTATGCAGCCACAG GTGCAGCAAACATCAAGTCCTGCCATCGGTACTACTGCCAGTGGACTAAACTCTGATATCATTGGAGCAAACTATGTGTTTGCTGGACAGAATGATGTGAATATCCAC AATCACTTTTGGCAAGAAAACAAGTGTAACACTGTCTAA